The proteins below come from a single Candidatus Planktophila dulcis genomic window:
- a CDS encoding DUF3043 domain-containing protein, which yields MTESSADKKGRPTPKRKEAIAARKVSSLAPASTKAEKKRAKDASRAARIANRAAYMRGDENALPARDKGPVKRFVRNYVDSRKSIGEYFLPIIFIVLIFTLVPYPIFQIGSIIIMYGVLLISVIDGFFLSRKIKSAVLVKFPGTELKGIGMYGWLRSTQMRRMRSPKPQIKVGESF from the coding sequence ATGACTGAATCATCTGCCGATAAGAAGGGTCGTCCGACCCCTAAGCGCAAAGAAGCTATCGCCGCTCGTAAAGTTTCATCCCTTGCTCCTGCATCCACAAAGGCAGAGAAGAAGCGCGCAAAGGATGCCTCCCGTGCTGCACGTATTGCCAATCGCGCCGCCTATATGCGTGGAGATGAGAACGCACTACCTGCCCGCGATAAAGGTCCAGTAAAGCGATTTGTCCGTAACTATGTGGATTCACGCAAATCAATTGGTGAATACTTCCTGCCCATCATCTTTATCGTTCTGATCTTTACCTTGGTTCCATATCCAATTTTCCAAATCGGAAGCATCATCATCATGTATGGCGTTCTCTTGATTTCAGTCATCGATGGATTCTTCTTAAGTCGCAAAATTAAGAGCGCTGTCCTTGTAAAATTCCCAGGCACAGAGCTAAAAGGAATCGGAATGTATGGATGGCTGCGCTCAACCCAGATGCGCAGAATGCGCTCTCCTAAGCCTCAGATCAAAGTTGGAGAAAGCTTCTAA